From the genome of Vulpes lagopus strain Blue_001 chromosome 2, ASM1834538v1, whole genome shotgun sequence, one region includes:
- the IFIT5 gene encoding interferon-induced protein with tetratricopeptide repeats 5 has product MSEIPKESLKAILLELECHFTWNLLKEDIDLFDVEDTIGQQLEFLTTKSRLTLYNLLAYVKHLKGQNKDALKCLEHAEEIIRREHSDKEEIRSLVTWGNYAWVYYHMDQLKESQKYIDKIGNVCKKLSSPSNYKLERPEIDCEKGWALLKFGGKYYQKAKAAFEKALEVEPDNPEFNIGYAITVYRLDDSDREGSIKSFSLGPLRKAVTLNPDNSYIKVFLALKLQDVHAEAEGERYIEEILDQISAQPYVLRYAAKFYRRKNSWDKALELLKKALEVTPTSSFLHHQMGLCYRAQMIQIKKATRNRPKGKDKMKVDELITSAIFHFRAAVERDSMFAFAYTDLANMYAEGGQYSNAEDVFQKALRLENITDDHKHQIHYHYGRFQEFHRKSESTAIHHYLEALKVKDRSSLRTKLASALKKLAIKRLGHNASDVQSLSALGFVYKLEGEKRQAAEYYERAQKVDPENAEFLTALCELRLSV; this is encoded by the exons ATGAG TGAAATTCCTAAGGAATCCTTGAAGGCCATTCTGTTGGAGTTAGAATGTCACTTTACGTGGAATTTACTTAAGGAAGACATTGATCTGTTTGATGTGGAAGATACAATTGGGCAACAGCTTGAATTTCTTACCACAAAATCCAGACTCACTCTTTATAACCTATTGGCCTATGTGAAACACCTAAAAGGCCAAAATAAAGATGCTCTAAAGTGCCTGGAACACGCAGAAGAAATAATCCGGCGAGAACACTCAGACAAAGAGGAAATACGAAGTTTGGTCACTTGGGGAAATTATGCCTGGGTATATTATCACATGGACCAGCTCAAAGAATCTCAGAAGTATATAGACAAGATAGGGAATGTTTGCAAGAAGTTGTCCAGTCCTTCTAACTACAAGTTGGAGCGTCCTGAGATTGACTGTGAAAAAGGGTGGGCACTCTTGAAATTTGGAGGAAAGTATTACCAAAAGGCTAAAGCGGCTTTTGAGAAGGCTTTGGAAGTGGAACCCGACAATCCAGAATTTAACATTGGCTATGCCATCACAGTGTATCGGCTGGATGATTCTGACAGAGAGGGGTCTATAAAGAGCTTTTCCCTGGGCCCTCTGAGGAAAGCTGTTACCCTGAACCCAGATAACTCCTACATTAAAGTTTTTCTGGCACTAAAGCTTCAAGATGTACATGCAGAAGCTGAAGGGGAAAGGTATATTGAAGAAATCCTGGACCAGATATCAGCCCAACCATATGTCCTTCGTTATGCAGCCAAGTTCTACAGGAGAAAAAATTCCTGGGACAAAGCTCTGGAACTTTTGAAAAAGGCCTTGGAAGTGACACCAACCTCTTCTTTTCTGCATCACCAGATGGGACTTTGCTATAGGGCACAAATGATCCAAATCAAGAAGGCCACACGCAACAGACCTAAaggaaaggataaaatgaaagtTGATGAGCTGATTACATCTGCCATATTTCATTTCAGAGCAGCTGTGGAAAGAGACTCTATGTTTGCATTTGCCTACACGGATCTGGCCAACATGTATGCTGAGGGAGGCCAGTATAGCAATGCTGAAGACGTTTTCCAGAAAGCCCTTCGTCTGGAGAACATAACTGATGATCACAAACATCAGATCCACTATCACTATGGCCGCTTTCAGGAATTTCACCGAAAATCAGAAAGTACTGCTATCCACCATTATTTAGAAGCCTTAAAGGTCAAAGACCGGTCATCCCTACGCACCAAATTGGCAAGTGCTCTGAAGAAACTGGCTATCAAGAGACTTGGTCACAATGCTTCAGATGTGCAGAGTTTAAGTGCCCTAGGGTTTGTTTATAagctggaaggagaaaagaggcaaGCTGCTGAATACTATGAGAGGGCCCAAAAGGTAGATCCAGAAAATGCAGAATTCCTTACTGCTCTCTGTGAGCTTCGACTTTCTGTTTAA